The proteins below are encoded in one region of Mycteria americana isolate JAX WOST 10 ecotype Jacksonville Zoo and Gardens chromosome 22, USCA_MyAme_1.0, whole genome shotgun sequence:
- the CWC25 gene encoding pre-mRNA-splicing factor CWC25 homolog isoform X1 — protein MGGGDLNLKKSWHPQTLRNVEKVWKAEQKHEAERKKIEELQRELQEERAREEMQRYAEDMGTVRKREEKLEWMYQGPGGMVNREEYLMGRPVDKYVFEKTEDKDAGCSNETGLLPGSIFAKTGANSVLDMANKIREDPLFMIRKKEEEKKREVLNNPVKMKKIKELLQNSLDKKEKKKKKEKKKKHKKHRHRSSSSESDSSDEDRSKNKSQKRMNSSSRKPAPSKVPGYGLQVRDSDQSHRSRSSPAAGQERAPHKHRDRSRSRSQSRSPQRRSSKKNSEQVGCRGSRSPSRHSKQHSNREEKGRARSPSPKKSYRRQHTPGYTRKISPEELERKRQEMMENAKWREEERANNLRKHRKEEELERELEKLDSRDGKFFNRLKLESASTSTLEDRVKRNIHSLQRTPAALEKNFMQR, from the exons ATGGGGGGAGGCGACCTG AACTTGAAGAAGAGCTGGCACCCGCAGACCCTGCGCAATGTGGAGAAGGTGTGGAAAGCCGAGCAGAAACATGAAGCCGAGCGGAAGAAGATCGAGGAGCTGCagcgggagctgcaggaggagcgggCGCGTGAGGAAATGCAGCGATACGCTGAGGACATGGGCACCGTCAG gaagagagaagagaagttGGAGTGGATGTACCAGGGTCCTGGCGGCATGGTGAACAGAGAGGAATATCTTATGGGTCGCCCTGTGGACAAATACGTCTTTGAGAAGACAGAAGACAAGGATGCAGGCTGTTCCAATGAGACTGGGCTTCTCCCAGGCTCCATTTTTGCCAAGACGGGTGCCAATTCTGTCCTAGATATGGCAAACAAAATCCGGGAGGATCCACTTTTCATGATAAG aaagaaggaggaggaaaagaagagagaagtttTGAATAATCctgttaaaatgaagaaaatcaaagAATTG CTGCAAAACAGTTtagataaaaaagagaaaaagaagaagaaagagaagaagaagaagcacaAGAAACATCGACATCGCAGTTCTAGCAGTGAAAGTGACAGCAGTGATGAGGACCGAagcaaaaataa GTCTCAGAAGAGGATGAACAGTTCTTCCCGGAAACCTGCTCCTTCCAAAGTCCCAGGATATGGCTTACAG GTTAGAGACTCTGACCAGAGCCACAGGTCTCGGAGCTCTCCAGCTGCCGGCCAGGAGAGGGCCCCCCACAAGCACCGGGATCGCTCCAGGTCCAGGAGCCAGTCCCGCTCTCCTCAGAGACGCTCTAGCAAGAAGAATTCAGAACAAGTGGGATGCAGGGGGTCAAGATCTCCTTCTAGACACAGTAAACA ACATAGCAAtcgggaggagaaagggagagctAGAAGCCCTTCCCCTAAAAAGAGCTATCGACGACAGCATACTCCGGGTTACACGAG AAAGATCTCTCCAGAGGAACTAGAGCGTAAACGCCAGGAAATGATGGAAAATGCCAAGTGGCGGGAAGAGGAGAGAGCAAACAACCTCAGGAAACACCGaaaggaggaggagctggagcgaGAACTGGAGAAACTCGACTCCCGAGATGGGAAGTTCTTCAA TCGCTTAAAACTAGAGAGTGCATCTACTTCGACCCTAGAAGATCGGGTGAAACGCAATATCCACTCCCTTCAGAGGACTCCCgctgccttggaaaaaaactTTATGCAGAGATGA
- the CWC25 gene encoding pre-mRNA-splicing factor CWC25 homolog isoform X2 translates to MQRYAEDMGTVRKREEKLEWMYQGPGGMVNREEYLMGRPVDKYVFEKTEDKDAGCSNETGLLPGSIFAKTGANSVLDMANKIREDPLFMIRKKEEEKKREVLNNPVKMKKIKELLQNSLDKKEKKKKKEKKKKHKKHRHRSSSSESDSSDEDRSKNKSQKRMNSSSRKPAPSKVPGYGLQVRDSDQSHRSRSSPAAGQERAPHKHRDRSRSRSQSRSPQRRSSKKNSEQVGCRGSRSPSRHSKQHSNREEKGRARSPSPKKSYRRQHTPGYTRKISPEELERKRQEMMENAKWREEERANNLRKHRKEEELERELEKLDSRDGKFFNRLKLESASTSTLEDRVKRNIHSLQRTPAALEKNFMQR, encoded by the exons ATGCAGCGATACGCTGAGGACATGGGCACCGTCAG gaagagagaagagaagttGGAGTGGATGTACCAGGGTCCTGGCGGCATGGTGAACAGAGAGGAATATCTTATGGGTCGCCCTGTGGACAAATACGTCTTTGAGAAGACAGAAGACAAGGATGCAGGCTGTTCCAATGAGACTGGGCTTCTCCCAGGCTCCATTTTTGCCAAGACGGGTGCCAATTCTGTCCTAGATATGGCAAACAAAATCCGGGAGGATCCACTTTTCATGATAAG aaagaaggaggaggaaaagaagagagaagtttTGAATAATCctgttaaaatgaagaaaatcaaagAATTG CTGCAAAACAGTTtagataaaaaagagaaaaagaagaagaaagagaagaagaagaagcacaAGAAACATCGACATCGCAGTTCTAGCAGTGAAAGTGACAGCAGTGATGAGGACCGAagcaaaaataa GTCTCAGAAGAGGATGAACAGTTCTTCCCGGAAACCTGCTCCTTCCAAAGTCCCAGGATATGGCTTACAG GTTAGAGACTCTGACCAGAGCCACAGGTCTCGGAGCTCTCCAGCTGCCGGCCAGGAGAGGGCCCCCCACAAGCACCGGGATCGCTCCAGGTCCAGGAGCCAGTCCCGCTCTCCTCAGAGACGCTCTAGCAAGAAGAATTCAGAACAAGTGGGATGCAGGGGGTCAAGATCTCCTTCTAGACACAGTAAACA ACATAGCAAtcgggaggagaaagggagagctAGAAGCCCTTCCCCTAAAAAGAGCTATCGACGACAGCATACTCCGGGTTACACGAG AAAGATCTCTCCAGAGGAACTAGAGCGTAAACGCCAGGAAATGATGGAAAATGCCAAGTGGCGGGAAGAGGAGAGAGCAAACAACCTCAGGAAACACCGaaaggaggaggagctggagcgaGAACTGGAGAAACTCGACTCCCGAGATGGGAAGTTCTTCAA TCGCTTAAAACTAGAGAGTGCATCTACTTCGACCCTAGAAGATCGGGTGAAACGCAATATCCACTCCCTTCAGAGGACTCCCgctgccttggaaaaaaactTTATGCAGAGATGA
- the PIP4K2B gene encoding phosphatidylinositol 5-phosphate 4-kinase type-2 beta isoform X1, with amino-acid sequence MASNCAGGSSAGGVGAALGSALSASKTKTKKKHFVCQKVKLFRASEPLLSVLMWGANHTINELSNVPVPVMLMPDDFKAYSKIKVDNHLFNKENLPSRFKFKEYCPLVFRNLRERFGIDDQDYQNSVTRSAPVNSDSQGRCGARFLTTYDRRFVIKAVSSEDVAEMHNILKKYHQFIVECHGNTLLPQFLGMYRLTVDGVETYMVVTRNVFSHRLTVHRKYDLKGSTVSREASDKEKAKDLPTFKDNDFLNEGQKLHVGEESKKNFLEKLKRDVEFLAQLKIMDYSLLVGIHDVDRAEQEEMEVEDRAEDEECENDGLGGNPISSYGTPPDSPGNLLNYPRFFGPGEFDPSVDVYAMKSHESAPKKEVYFMAIIDILTPYDAKKKAAHAAKTVKHGAGAEISTVNPEQYSKRFNEFISNILT; translated from the exons ATGGCCTCGAACTGCGCGGGGGGCTCGTCGGCGGGGGGCGTCGGGGCGGCGCTGGGCTCGGCCCTCAGCGCCAGCAAGACCAAGACCAAGAAGAAACACTTCGTGTGCCAGAAGGTGAAGCTGTTCCGGGCCTCGGAGCCGCTGCTCAGCGTCCTCATGTGGGGGGCCAACCACACG aTCAACGAACTCAGCAATGTTCCCGTTCCTGTCATGTTAATGCCCGATGACTTTAAAGCCTACAGTAAGATTAAGGTGGACAATCATCTATTCAACAA GGAGAACTTGCCAAGTCGCTTTAAATTTAAGGAGTATTGTCCACTGGTGTTCCGAAACCTCCGAGAAAGATTTGGGATTGACGATCAAGACTACCAG AACTCGGTGACACGAAGCGCCCCAGTGAACAGTGACAGCCAAGGCCGATGTGGGGCCCGGTTCCTCACCACCTACGACAGGAGGTTTGTCATTAAGGCAGTGTCGAGCGAGGATGTCGCAGAGATGCACAACATCTTAAAGAAGTACCATCAG TTCATAGTGGAGTGTCATGGGAACACCCTCCTGCCCCAGTTCCTTGGCATGTACCGGCTCACCGTGGACGGAGTGGAAACCTACATGGTGGTTACCAGAAACGTATTTAGTCACAGGCTGACTGTGCACCGGAAATATGACCTGAAG GGCTCAACAGTATCCAGGGAAGCAAGCGATAAAGAGAAG GCCAAGGATCTACCAACATTCAAGGACAACGACTTCTTGAATGAGGGTCAGAAGCTGCATGTTGGAGAAGAGAGTAAAAAGAACTTCCTTGAAAAGCTGAAGCGGGACGTGGAG TTTTTAGCTCAGCTGAAGATTATGGACTACAGCTTGCTGGTTGGGATCCACGATGTTGACCGAGCAGAGCAGGAAGAGATGGAAGTGGAGGATCGGGCAGAGGATGAGGAGTGTGAGAACGATGGTCTCGGAGGCAACCCCATTTCCTCCTATGGCACACCCCCCGACAGCCCTGGCAATCTCCTCAACTACCCTCGCTTCTTTGGGCCTGGAGAGTTTGATCCTTCTGTCGACGTCTACGCCATGAAAAGCCACGAAA GTGCCCCCAAGAAGGAAGTGTACTTCATGGCCATTATAGACATTCTTACGCCATATGATGCGAAGAAGAAAGCTGCACATGCTGCCAAAACAGTGAAACATGGG GCTGG
- the PIP4K2B gene encoding phosphatidylinositol 5-phosphate 4-kinase type-2 beta isoform X2: MASNCAGGSSAGGVGAALGSALSASKTKTKKKHFVCQKVKLFRASEPLLSVLMWGANHTINELSNVPVPVMLMPDDFKAYSKIKVDNHLFNKENLPSRFKFKEYCPLVFRNLRERFGIDDQDYQNSVTRSAPVNSDSQGRCGARFLTTYDRRFVIKAVSSEDVAEMHNILKKYHQFIVECHGNTLLPQFLGMYRLTVDGVETYMVVTRNVFSHRLTVHRKYDLKGSTVSREASDKEKAKDLPTFKDNDFLNEGQKLHVGEESKKNFLEKLKRDVEFLAQLKIMDYSLLVGIHDVDRAEQEEMEVEDRAEDEECENDGLGGNPISSYGTPPDSPGNLLNYPRFFGPGEFDPSVDVYAMKSHESWGRDLHRESRAVL, encoded by the exons ATGGCCTCGAACTGCGCGGGGGGCTCGTCGGCGGGGGGCGTCGGGGCGGCGCTGGGCTCGGCCCTCAGCGCCAGCAAGACCAAGACCAAGAAGAAACACTTCGTGTGCCAGAAGGTGAAGCTGTTCCGGGCCTCGGAGCCGCTGCTCAGCGTCCTCATGTGGGGGGCCAACCACACG aTCAACGAACTCAGCAATGTTCCCGTTCCTGTCATGTTAATGCCCGATGACTTTAAAGCCTACAGTAAGATTAAGGTGGACAATCATCTATTCAACAA GGAGAACTTGCCAAGTCGCTTTAAATTTAAGGAGTATTGTCCACTGGTGTTCCGAAACCTCCGAGAAAGATTTGGGATTGACGATCAAGACTACCAG AACTCGGTGACACGAAGCGCCCCAGTGAACAGTGACAGCCAAGGCCGATGTGGGGCCCGGTTCCTCACCACCTACGACAGGAGGTTTGTCATTAAGGCAGTGTCGAGCGAGGATGTCGCAGAGATGCACAACATCTTAAAGAAGTACCATCAG TTCATAGTGGAGTGTCATGGGAACACCCTCCTGCCCCAGTTCCTTGGCATGTACCGGCTCACCGTGGACGGAGTGGAAACCTACATGGTGGTTACCAGAAACGTATTTAGTCACAGGCTGACTGTGCACCGGAAATATGACCTGAAG GGCTCAACAGTATCCAGGGAAGCAAGCGATAAAGAGAAG GCCAAGGATCTACCAACATTCAAGGACAACGACTTCTTGAATGAGGGTCAGAAGCTGCATGTTGGAGAAGAGAGTAAAAAGAACTTCCTTGAAAAGCTGAAGCGGGACGTGGAG TTTTTAGCTCAGCTGAAGATTATGGACTACAGCTTGCTGGTTGGGATCCACGATGTTGACCGAGCAGAGCAGGAAGAGATGGAAGTGGAGGATCGGGCAGAGGATGAGGAGTGTGAGAACGATGGTCTCGGAGGCAACCCCATTTCCTCCTATGGCACACCCCCCGACAGCCCTGGCAATCTCCTCAACTACCCTCGCTTCTTTGGGCCTGGAGAGTTTGATCCTTCTGTCGACGTCTACGCCATGAAAAGCCACGAAA GCTGG